Proteins from a genomic interval of Papaver somniferum cultivar HN1 chromosome 4, ASM357369v1, whole genome shotgun sequence:
- the LOC113272519 gene encoding uncharacterized protein LOC113272519 encodes MQEAVQSPISENLLKLPFPRKCSLPTFTSPFTGTGDAIEHLRTYRMTLTQWDHYDVALCKFFPANLIDEAPMWFNNLLKGSFVSFAHLSELLLETYIHNSRVRPEVDALFQISRGPNESLRSLVTRWRKLCAEIGKVPEAYAILDFKNSLRKTDPIFFRMYKTMPKNFGKLREIQEDYVALEEIQDGTYDKMVKGTSRGANVVEPQNPQIPAQGAGRSNNGST; translated from the coding sequence ATGCAGGAGGCAGTACAATCTCCCATATCTGAAAATCTATTAAAATTGCCATTTCCAAGGAAATGCTCTCTACCGACGTTCACATCTCCGTTCACTGGAACAGGAGATGCAATCGAGCATCTTAGGACTTATCGCATGACGCTAACCCAATGGGATCACTATGATGTAGCATTGTGTAAGTTTTTTCCTGCAAATCTAATAGACGAAGCGCCAATGTGGTTTAACAACCTGCTTAAAGGCTCATTTGTATCATTTGCTCACCTATCTGAGCTGCTCTTAGAAACATACATTCATAATAGCAGAGTACGACCCGAAGTTGACGCGCTGTTCCAGATATCTCGAGGACCAAATGAGTCACTCCGCTCCCTGGTAACACGATGGAGAAAACTATGTGCTGAGATCGGAAAAGTACCCGAAGCTTACGCGATCTTAGACTTTAAAAATAGTCTTAGAAAGACAGACCCTATATTTTTCCGCATGTATAAAACCATGCCAAAGAATTTTGGAAAATTAAGAGAAATCCAAGAGGATTATGTAGCCTTGGAAGAAATCCAAGACGGAACTTACGACAAGATGGTAAAAGGAACTAGTAGAGGAGCAAATGTGGTAGAACCACAGAATCCCCAAATACCGGCCCAAGGAGCAGGGCGATCCAACAACGGGTCAACCTAG
- the LOC113275497 gene encoding probable serine/threonine-protein kinase SIS8 isoform X1, whose amino-acid sequence MRNILKKLHIMPNQSEDSIGSVSSRNTSNRGNNNNNDGSTTSKISPSHHTDQQNKAFSGLSGWLNSVTNRHNSSPTPLNVVGGRRGESPIDTLSISALDAALESVGRDSESSNSRDPEVEEEYQVQIALELSAREDPEAVQIEAVKQISLGACHPENTPAEVIAYRYWNYNALGYDDKIMDGFYDLYGILAKSTSEKMPSLVDLQGTPMSDIICREAVLVNRGADANLLKLEQKALVMAVQSRSESLGLVDSELVQKVASLVADYMGGPVGDPDNMLKAWKNLSNRLRENIGSMVLPLGSLTIGLARHRALLFKVLADSVGIPCSLVKGRQSTGSHDVAMNIIRLDDGREYIIDLMAAPGTLIPSDAASPQIECEQPHFPVNPYLRDVDYSQIPSSSSEVTTSVGEYSEFGNLDKMSRSGNVVPTENDLSGTTGGSNELRHTEDLGIGSSQESSHYLIKSEVETKLPNDFTNPVNLEKAIISQDLPNRANYPYTHARSPSWTEGVSSPAARRMKVKDVSQYMIDAAKENPQLAQKLHDVLLESGVIAPPNLFTEVYNEHANAMALDEKKQIEKDNERRRRDGIRRKGQGIFLPPLPYQGTQAKGTPSRAQLEHLKPIEGLGINSPTDSEASASSGQASSPVKFAKQVPVAAAAAAATAAVVASTMVVAAAKSSMDSKLEDPVAAAATATAAVFVATTAAVSRQYEQLEICAQLAGGVSSFNNMDCLRDDENADSAGNETRGSSDRDHDASPEAERVSDRSAGNDSTRSDIALDDVAEWEIPWEDMALGERIGLGSYGEVYRGDWHGTEVAVKKFLDQDISGDALEEFRSEVRIMKRLRHPNVVLFMGAVTRAPNLSIVTEFLPRGSLYRLIHRPNSQVDERRRLRMALDVARGMNYLHSCTPVIVHRDLKSPNLLVDKNWVVKVCDFGLSRIKHNTFLSSRSTAGTAEWMAPEVLRNEPSDEKCDVYSFGVILWELCTMQQPWGGMNPMQVVGAVGFQHRRLDVPDDMDPVVADIIQKCWQTNPKLRPSFAEIMAALKPLQKPITNSQVPRPRSSGQEKVRHSQATEE is encoded by the exons ATGAGGAACATTCTAAAGAAGTTACATATTATGCCTAACCAATCAGAAGATAGTATTGGTTCAGTATCATCTAGAAATACTAGTAATAggggtaataataataataatgatggtTCAACAACCAGTAAGATATCTCCATCTCATCATACTGATCAGCAGAACAAGGCATTTTCTGGTTTATCTGGTTGGTTGAATTCGGTTACTAATAGACATAATTCAAGTCCAACACCATTGAATGTTGTTGGTGGGAGAAGAGGGGAAAGTCCAATTGATACTTTGAGTATTAGTGCTTTGGATGCTGCATTGGAATCGGTAGGGCGTGATTCTGAATCGAGTAATTCCAGAGATCCTGAGGTTGAAGAGGAATACCAAGTACAAATTGCGTTGGAGTTGAGTGCAAGGGAGGATCCAGAAGCGGTTCAGATTGAAGCTGTTAAGCAGATTAGTTTGGGTGCGTGCCATCCTGAGAATACTCCGGCTGAAGTTATTGCTTATAGATATTGG AATTATAACGCCCTTGGCTACGATGACAAGATTATGGATGGTTTCTATGACCTATATGGAATATTGGCGAAGTCCACATCTGAAAAGATGCCTTCCCTTGTTGATCTTCAAGGAACACCAATGTCAGATATCATCTGCCGGGAAGCAGTGCTGGTCAATAGGGGTGCTGATGCCAACCTGTTAAAACTTGAACAGAAGGCTCTGGTAATGGCTGTACAATCAAGGTCGGAATCTTTAGGTTTGGTGGATAGTGAATTGGTGCAAAAAGTTGCTTCTTTGGTTGCTGACTATATGGGTGGACCAGTTGGGGATCCAGATAATATGTTGAAAGCATGGAAAAATCTTAGTAATCGTTTAAGggaaaatattgggagcatggtGCTGCCTCTTGGTTCTTTAACTATTGGTTTGGCCCGTCATCGTGCACTTCTTTTTAAG GTTTTGGCTGATAGTGTTGGCATTCCTTGCTCGTTAGTGAAAGGACGGCAATCTACTGGTTCTCATGATGTGGCAATGAATATCATAAGGCTTGATGATGGAAG GGAATACATCATTGATCTGATGGCTGCCCCTGGGACACTTATCCCATCAGATGCGGCAAGTCCTCAAATAGAATGTGAACAACCACATTTTCCTGTTAATCCATACCTTAGAGATGTTGATTACTCTCAAATACCCTCTTCTAGCAGTGAAGTCACAACTTCTGTAGGGGAATATTCCGAGTTTGGGAACTTGGACAAGATGTCAAGGTCTGGTAATGTAGTTCCCACAGAAAACGACTTAAGTGGTACTACAGGTGGTTCAAACGAGTTAAGACATACAGAAGATCTTGGAATTGGGTCTTCACAAGAATCTTCGCACTATCTGATTAAATCTGAGGTGGAAACAAAGTTGCCCAATGATTTCACAAATCCAGTGAACCTTGAGAAGGCTATTATCTCCCAAGACCTACCCAACCGTGCCAATTATCCCTACACGCATGCCAGATCTCCTTCCTGGACTGAAGGCGTTAGTTCCCCTGCAGCACGGAGAATGAAAGTGAAGGATGTTTCCCAATACATGATTGATGCTGCGAAAGAGAACCCTCAGTTAGCTCAAAAACTTCATGATGTATTACTCGAAAGTGGTGTCATTGCACCTCCCAACTTGTTTACTGAGGTTTATAATGAGCATGCGAATGCCATGGCTCTTGATGAGAAAAAACAAATAGAAAAGGATAATGAGAGAAGGCGGAGAGATGGTATCCGGCGAAAGGGTCAAGGAATTTTCTTGCCACCTCTTCCTTATCAAGGCACACAAGCAAAAGGAACCCCTTCCAGAGCACAACTGGAACATTTGAAGCCCATAGAGGGTTTGGGTATTAATAGTCCAACAGATTCTGAAGCATCAGCTTCATCAGGACAGGCATCTTCCCCTGTGAAATTTGCTAAACAGGTtccagttgctgctgctgccgctgCTGCAACAGCAGCTGTGGTTGCATCAACTATGGTTGTTGCTGCAGCAAAATCGAGTATGGATTCTAAACTTGAAGATCCTGTAGCAGCTGCAGCAACTGCTACTGCTGCTGTGTTTGTTGCAACGACTGCAGCTGTTAGTAGACAGTATGAGCAATTGGAAATTTGTGCCCAATTGGCTGGTGGTGTTTCATCCTTCAACAACATGGACTGTCTTAGAGATGACGAGAATGCGGATAGTGCAGGAAATGAGACACGAGGAAGTAGTGATCGGGATCATGATGCGTCTCCTGAAGCTGAGAGAGTTTCGGATAGATCTGCAGGAAATGATAGTACACGATCTGATATTGCACTTGATGACGTTGCAGAGTGGGAAATACCGTGGGAGGACATGGCTTTGGGTGAACGTATTGGTCTAG GATCATATGGAGAAGTATATCGTGGAGATTGGCATGGAACA GAAGTTGCTGTTAAAAAGTTTCTGGACCAAGACATTTCTGGTGATGCGCTTGAAGAATTCAGAAGTGAG GTCCGGATTATGAAAAGACTGCGCCATCCCAATGTTGTCCTCTTCATGGGAGCTGTCACTCGTGCTCCAAATCTTTCAATCGTAACAGAATTTCTTCCTAG AGGTAGTTTGTATAGGTTAATTCACCGGCCCAACAGTCAAGTAGACGAACGGAGGCGATTGAGAATGGCCCTGGATGTT GCCCGGGGAATGAATTATTTGCATAGTTGTACGCCAGTTATAGTTCATCGTGATTTGAAGTCACCAAATCTTCTTGTTGATAAAAATTGGGTCGTGAAG GTTTGTGATTTTGGATTATCGAGAATAAAGCACAACACATTTCTCTCTTCAAGGTCAACCGCTGGGACG GCTGAATGGATGGCTCCCGAAGTATTAAGAAATGAACCTTCAGATGAGAA GTGTGATGTTTACAGCTTTGGCGTGATATTGTGGGAGCTTTGTACGATGCAACAACCATGGGGAGGGATGAACCCCATGCAAGTTGTTGGAGCTGTTGGGTTTCAGCATCGTCGTCTTGACGTTCCAGATGACATGGATCCTGTAGTTGCAGATATTATACAGAAATGTTGGCAGAC AAATCCCAAGTTACGACCTTCATTTGCGGAGATCATGGCAGCTTTGAAGCCATTACAGAAGCCTATTACAAATTCTCAAGTGCCTAGACCAAGAAGCAGTGGGCAGGAGAAGGTTCGCCATTCACAGGCCACAGAAGAATGA
- the LOC113275497 gene encoding probable serine/threonine-protein kinase SIS8 isoform X3: protein MRNILKKLHIMPNQSEDSIGSVSSRNTSNRGNNNNNDGSTTSKISPSHHTDQQNKAFSGLSGWLNSVTNRHNSSPTPLNVVGGRRGESPIDTLSISALDAALESVGRDSESSNSRDPEVEEEYQVQIALELSAREDPEAVQIEAVKQISLGACHPENTPAEVIAYRYWNYNALGYDDKIMDGFYDLYGILAKSTSEKMPSLVDLQGTPMSDIICREAVLVNRGADANLLKLEQKALVMAVQSRSESLGLVDSELVQKVASLVADYMGGPVGDPDNMLKAWKNLSNRLRENIGSMVLPLGSLTIGLARHRALLFKVLADSVGIPCSLVKGRQSTGSHDVAMNIIRLDDGREYIIDLMAAPGTLIPSDAASPQIECEQPHFPVNPYLRDVDYSQIPSSSSEVTTSVGEYSEFGNLDKMSRSGNVVPTENDLSGTTGGSNELRHTEDLGIGSSQESSHYLIKSEVETKLPNDFTNPVNLEKAIISQDLPNRANYPYTHARSPSWTEGVSSPAARRMKVKDVSQYMIDAAKENPQLAQKLHDVLLESGVIAPPNLFTEVYNEHANAMALDEKKQIEKDNERRRRDGIRRKGQGIFLPPLPYQGTQAKGTPSRAQLEHLKPIEGLGINSPTDSEASASSGQASSPVKFAKQVPVAAAAAAATAAVVASTMVVAAAKSSMDSKLEDPVAAAATATAAVFVATTAAVSRQYEQLEICAQLAGGVSSFNNMDCLRDDENADSAGNETRGSSDRDHDASPEAERVSDRSAGNDSTRSDIALDDVAEWEIPWEDMALGERIGLGSYGEVYRGDWHGTEVAVKKFLDQDISGDALEEFRSEVRIMKRLRHPNVVLFMGAVTRAPNLSIVTEFLPRPGNET from the exons ATGAGGAACATTCTAAAGAAGTTACATATTATGCCTAACCAATCAGAAGATAGTATTGGTTCAGTATCATCTAGAAATACTAGTAATAggggtaataataataataatgatggtTCAACAACCAGTAAGATATCTCCATCTCATCATACTGATCAGCAGAACAAGGCATTTTCTGGTTTATCTGGTTGGTTGAATTCGGTTACTAATAGACATAATTCAAGTCCAACACCATTGAATGTTGTTGGTGGGAGAAGAGGGGAAAGTCCAATTGATACTTTGAGTATTAGTGCTTTGGATGCTGCATTGGAATCGGTAGGGCGTGATTCTGAATCGAGTAATTCCAGAGATCCTGAGGTTGAAGAGGAATACCAAGTACAAATTGCGTTGGAGTTGAGTGCAAGGGAGGATCCAGAAGCGGTTCAGATTGAAGCTGTTAAGCAGATTAGTTTGGGTGCGTGCCATCCTGAGAATACTCCGGCTGAAGTTATTGCTTATAGATATTGG AATTATAACGCCCTTGGCTACGATGACAAGATTATGGATGGTTTCTATGACCTATATGGAATATTGGCGAAGTCCACATCTGAAAAGATGCCTTCCCTTGTTGATCTTCAAGGAACACCAATGTCAGATATCATCTGCCGGGAAGCAGTGCTGGTCAATAGGGGTGCTGATGCCAACCTGTTAAAACTTGAACAGAAGGCTCTGGTAATGGCTGTACAATCAAGGTCGGAATCTTTAGGTTTGGTGGATAGTGAATTGGTGCAAAAAGTTGCTTCTTTGGTTGCTGACTATATGGGTGGACCAGTTGGGGATCCAGATAATATGTTGAAAGCATGGAAAAATCTTAGTAATCGTTTAAGggaaaatattgggagcatggtGCTGCCTCTTGGTTCTTTAACTATTGGTTTGGCCCGTCATCGTGCACTTCTTTTTAAG GTTTTGGCTGATAGTGTTGGCATTCCTTGCTCGTTAGTGAAAGGACGGCAATCTACTGGTTCTCATGATGTGGCAATGAATATCATAAGGCTTGATGATGGAAG GGAATACATCATTGATCTGATGGCTGCCCCTGGGACACTTATCCCATCAGATGCGGCAAGTCCTCAAATAGAATGTGAACAACCACATTTTCCTGTTAATCCATACCTTAGAGATGTTGATTACTCTCAAATACCCTCTTCTAGCAGTGAAGTCACAACTTCTGTAGGGGAATATTCCGAGTTTGGGAACTTGGACAAGATGTCAAGGTCTGGTAATGTAGTTCCCACAGAAAACGACTTAAGTGGTACTACAGGTGGTTCAAACGAGTTAAGACATACAGAAGATCTTGGAATTGGGTCTTCACAAGAATCTTCGCACTATCTGATTAAATCTGAGGTGGAAACAAAGTTGCCCAATGATTTCACAAATCCAGTGAACCTTGAGAAGGCTATTATCTCCCAAGACCTACCCAACCGTGCCAATTATCCCTACACGCATGCCAGATCTCCTTCCTGGACTGAAGGCGTTAGTTCCCCTGCAGCACGGAGAATGAAAGTGAAGGATGTTTCCCAATACATGATTGATGCTGCGAAAGAGAACCCTCAGTTAGCTCAAAAACTTCATGATGTATTACTCGAAAGTGGTGTCATTGCACCTCCCAACTTGTTTACTGAGGTTTATAATGAGCATGCGAATGCCATGGCTCTTGATGAGAAAAAACAAATAGAAAAGGATAATGAGAGAAGGCGGAGAGATGGTATCCGGCGAAAGGGTCAAGGAATTTTCTTGCCACCTCTTCCTTATCAAGGCACACAAGCAAAAGGAACCCCTTCCAGAGCACAACTGGAACATTTGAAGCCCATAGAGGGTTTGGGTATTAATAGTCCAACAGATTCTGAAGCATCAGCTTCATCAGGACAGGCATCTTCCCCTGTGAAATTTGCTAAACAGGTtccagttgctgctgctgccgctgCTGCAACAGCAGCTGTGGTTGCATCAACTATGGTTGTTGCTGCAGCAAAATCGAGTATGGATTCTAAACTTGAAGATCCTGTAGCAGCTGCAGCAACTGCTACTGCTGCTGTGTTTGTTGCAACGACTGCAGCTGTTAGTAGACAGTATGAGCAATTGGAAATTTGTGCCCAATTGGCTGGTGGTGTTTCATCCTTCAACAACATGGACTGTCTTAGAGATGACGAGAATGCGGATAGTGCAGGAAATGAGACACGAGGAAGTAGTGATCGGGATCATGATGCGTCTCCTGAAGCTGAGAGAGTTTCGGATAGATCTGCAGGAAATGATAGTACACGATCTGATATTGCACTTGATGACGTTGCAGAGTGGGAAATACCGTGGGAGGACATGGCTTTGGGTGAACGTATTGGTCTAG GATCATATGGAGAAGTATATCGTGGAGATTGGCATGGAACA GAAGTTGCTGTTAAAAAGTTTCTGGACCAAGACATTTCTGGTGATGCGCTTGAAGAATTCAGAAGTGAG GTCCGGATTATGAAAAGACTGCGCCATCCCAATGTTGTCCTCTTCATGGGAGCTGTCACTCGTGCTCCAAATCTTTCAATCGTAACAGAATTTCTTCCTAG ACCTGGAAACGAAACCTAA
- the LOC113275497 gene encoding probable serine/threonine-protein kinase SIS8 isoform X2 gives MRNILKKLHIMPNQSEDSIGSVSSRNTSNRGNNNNNDGSTTSKISPSHHTDQQNKAFSGLSGWLNSVTNRHNSSPTPLNVVGGRRGESPIDTLSISALDAALESVGRDSESSNSRDPEVEEEYQVQIALELSAREDPEAVQIEAVKQISLGACHPENTPAEVIAYRYWNYNALGYDDKIMDGFYDLYGILAKSTSEKMPSLVDLQGTPMSDIICREAVLVNRGADANLLKLEQKALVMAVQSRSESLGLVDSELVQKVASLVADYMGGPVGDPDNMLKAWKNLSNRLRENIGSMVLPLGSLTIGLARHRALLFKVLADSVGIPCSLVKGRQSTGSHDVAMNIIRLDDGREYIIDLMAAPGTLIPSDAASPQIECEQPHFPVNPYLRDVDYSQIPSSSSEVTTSVGEYSEFGNLDKMSRSGNVVPTENDLSGTTGGSNELRHTEDLGIGSSQESSHYLIKSEVETKLPNDFTNPVNLEKAIISQDLPNRANYPYTHARSPSWTEGVSSPAARRMKVKDVSQYMIDAAKENPQLAQKLHDVLLESGVIAPPNLFTEVYNEHANAMALDEKKQIEKDNERRRRDGIRRKGQGIFLPPLPYQGTQAKGTPSRAQLEHLKPIEGLGINSPTDSEASASSGQASSPVKFAKQVPVAAAAAAATAAVVASTMVVAAAKSSMDSKLEDPVAAAATATAAVFVATTAAVSRQYEQLEICAQLAGGVSSFNNMDCLRDDENADSAGNETRGSSDRDHDASPEAERVSDRSAGNDSTRSDIALDDVAEWEIPWEDMALGERIGLGSYGEVYRGDWHGTEVAVKKFLDQDISGDALEEFRSEVRIMKRLRHPNVVLFMGAVTRAPNLSIVTEFLPRGSLYRLIHRPNSQVDERRRLRMALDVV, from the exons ATGAGGAACATTCTAAAGAAGTTACATATTATGCCTAACCAATCAGAAGATAGTATTGGTTCAGTATCATCTAGAAATACTAGTAATAggggtaataataataataatgatggtTCAACAACCAGTAAGATATCTCCATCTCATCATACTGATCAGCAGAACAAGGCATTTTCTGGTTTATCTGGTTGGTTGAATTCGGTTACTAATAGACATAATTCAAGTCCAACACCATTGAATGTTGTTGGTGGGAGAAGAGGGGAAAGTCCAATTGATACTTTGAGTATTAGTGCTTTGGATGCTGCATTGGAATCGGTAGGGCGTGATTCTGAATCGAGTAATTCCAGAGATCCTGAGGTTGAAGAGGAATACCAAGTACAAATTGCGTTGGAGTTGAGTGCAAGGGAGGATCCAGAAGCGGTTCAGATTGAAGCTGTTAAGCAGATTAGTTTGGGTGCGTGCCATCCTGAGAATACTCCGGCTGAAGTTATTGCTTATAGATATTGG AATTATAACGCCCTTGGCTACGATGACAAGATTATGGATGGTTTCTATGACCTATATGGAATATTGGCGAAGTCCACATCTGAAAAGATGCCTTCCCTTGTTGATCTTCAAGGAACACCAATGTCAGATATCATCTGCCGGGAAGCAGTGCTGGTCAATAGGGGTGCTGATGCCAACCTGTTAAAACTTGAACAGAAGGCTCTGGTAATGGCTGTACAATCAAGGTCGGAATCTTTAGGTTTGGTGGATAGTGAATTGGTGCAAAAAGTTGCTTCTTTGGTTGCTGACTATATGGGTGGACCAGTTGGGGATCCAGATAATATGTTGAAAGCATGGAAAAATCTTAGTAATCGTTTAAGggaaaatattgggagcatggtGCTGCCTCTTGGTTCTTTAACTATTGGTTTGGCCCGTCATCGTGCACTTCTTTTTAAG GTTTTGGCTGATAGTGTTGGCATTCCTTGCTCGTTAGTGAAAGGACGGCAATCTACTGGTTCTCATGATGTGGCAATGAATATCATAAGGCTTGATGATGGAAG GGAATACATCATTGATCTGATGGCTGCCCCTGGGACACTTATCCCATCAGATGCGGCAAGTCCTCAAATAGAATGTGAACAACCACATTTTCCTGTTAATCCATACCTTAGAGATGTTGATTACTCTCAAATACCCTCTTCTAGCAGTGAAGTCACAACTTCTGTAGGGGAATATTCCGAGTTTGGGAACTTGGACAAGATGTCAAGGTCTGGTAATGTAGTTCCCACAGAAAACGACTTAAGTGGTACTACAGGTGGTTCAAACGAGTTAAGACATACAGAAGATCTTGGAATTGGGTCTTCACAAGAATCTTCGCACTATCTGATTAAATCTGAGGTGGAAACAAAGTTGCCCAATGATTTCACAAATCCAGTGAACCTTGAGAAGGCTATTATCTCCCAAGACCTACCCAACCGTGCCAATTATCCCTACACGCATGCCAGATCTCCTTCCTGGACTGAAGGCGTTAGTTCCCCTGCAGCACGGAGAATGAAAGTGAAGGATGTTTCCCAATACATGATTGATGCTGCGAAAGAGAACCCTCAGTTAGCTCAAAAACTTCATGATGTATTACTCGAAAGTGGTGTCATTGCACCTCCCAACTTGTTTACTGAGGTTTATAATGAGCATGCGAATGCCATGGCTCTTGATGAGAAAAAACAAATAGAAAAGGATAATGAGAGAAGGCGGAGAGATGGTATCCGGCGAAAGGGTCAAGGAATTTTCTTGCCACCTCTTCCTTATCAAGGCACACAAGCAAAAGGAACCCCTTCCAGAGCACAACTGGAACATTTGAAGCCCATAGAGGGTTTGGGTATTAATAGTCCAACAGATTCTGAAGCATCAGCTTCATCAGGACAGGCATCTTCCCCTGTGAAATTTGCTAAACAGGTtccagttgctgctgctgccgctgCTGCAACAGCAGCTGTGGTTGCATCAACTATGGTTGTTGCTGCAGCAAAATCGAGTATGGATTCTAAACTTGAAGATCCTGTAGCAGCTGCAGCAACTGCTACTGCTGCTGTGTTTGTTGCAACGACTGCAGCTGTTAGTAGACAGTATGAGCAATTGGAAATTTGTGCCCAATTGGCTGGTGGTGTTTCATCCTTCAACAACATGGACTGTCTTAGAGATGACGAGAATGCGGATAGTGCAGGAAATGAGACACGAGGAAGTAGTGATCGGGATCATGATGCGTCTCCTGAAGCTGAGAGAGTTTCGGATAGATCTGCAGGAAATGATAGTACACGATCTGATATTGCACTTGATGACGTTGCAGAGTGGGAAATACCGTGGGAGGACATGGCTTTGGGTGAACGTATTGGTCTAG GATCATATGGAGAAGTATATCGTGGAGATTGGCATGGAACA GAAGTTGCTGTTAAAAAGTTTCTGGACCAAGACATTTCTGGTGATGCGCTTGAAGAATTCAGAAGTGAG GTCCGGATTATGAAAAGACTGCGCCATCCCAATGTTGTCCTCTTCATGGGAGCTGTCACTCGTGCTCCAAATCTTTCAATCGTAACAGAATTTCTTCCTAG AGGTAGTTTGTATAGGTTAATTCACCGGCCCAACAGTCAAGTAGACGAACGGAGGCGATTGAGAATGGCCCTGGATGTTGTATGA